The Vulcanimicrobium alpinum sequence CACGGAACTTCGCGATCTCTTCGAAGAAATCGTTGTGCGCGTTCCAGAAGAAGGAGATGCGCGGTGCGACCGTGTCGACGGAAAGCCCGGTGCGCTTCGCGGCGCGCAGGTACGCTTTCGCGTTGGCGAGCGTGAACGCGATCTCTTGGAGCGCGGTCGAGCCCGCTTCGCGGATGTGATAGCCGGAGATCGAGATCGTGTTCCAGTTCGGGACGTGTTCCGCGCAGTACGCCATCACGTCGGTCACCAGCCGCATCGACGGCTCGGGCGGATAGATGTAGGTGCCGCGCGCGACGTACTCCTTGAGCACGTCGTTCTGAATCGTCCCGCCGAGCTTCTCGAACGGGACCCCGCGCCGGCGCGCGACGGCGAGGACGAACGCGAGCAGGATCGACGCGGGCGCATTGATCGTCATCGAGACGGTGACCGCGTCGAGCGGGATACCGTCGAAAAGCGTCTCGACGTCGGCAATCGTGTCGATCGCCACGCCGACCTTCCCGACCTCGCCGCGCGCCGCGACGGCGTCGGAATCATGGCCGAGCTGGGTCGGCAGATCGAACGCGACCGACAGGCCGGTGACCCCGTTTGCCAGGAGGTAGCGGTAACGCTCGTTCGACTCCGCCGCGGTAGCGAACCCGGCATACTGACGCATCGTCCAGTGCCGTCCGCGGTACATGTCGCGCCGGATCCCGCGCGTATACGGGAACGTCCCGGGGAGCGCGCGGCGGATCGGCGGGGCGGTTTCCTCGTAGACGGGCTTCAGCGGGATTCCGCTGGCGTTGATCTCGCGCGCACTCACAGCCGTCCAGCCTTCGTTGGCGCGCGTGCCTCTTCTTTCGGACCCTCCCCTCCGCCGCGCGCGCCGGCGTAAGCCGCCTTACGGCGCATCTTTTCGCGTTTGCGTACCGTTGTGTTCACGATGAACCGCCGCTCGATGCTCCTCGGCCTTGCCGCCGTCCCCGCGACCTTCCCGCTCGCTGCGCGCGCCGCGTCCGGGACGGTGACGCACACCGACGCGGAGTGGCGCAGACTGCTCCCGCCCGAAGCCTACCAGGTGCTGCGGCACGAGGGGACGGAGCATGCGTTCTCGAGCCCGCTCGACGAAGAGCGCCGCGCCGGACTCTACTCGTGCCTGGGCTGCGACCTGCCGCTCTTTTCCTCGAAGACGAAGTTCGACAGCGGAACGGGCTGGCCGAGTTTCTGGGCGCCCCTGCCGAACGCTGTCGCGACGAAGTCCGACTACGTCATCGTGGTCGAACGCATCGAAGTGCACTGCCGGCGCTGCGCCGGGCATCTCGGCCACGTTTTCGATGACGGGCCGCAGCCGACCGGAAAGCGGTACTGCATGAACGGCGTCGCGCTGCGCTTCACCCCGGGGCGCACGACGGCGTAGATGCTCGACGACGCGGAACTCGCCCGCCGCTCCATTCGGGGCTTCGGCGAGATGGTCGCGGCCCTCGGATGCTGCGCCGGCGGCGCGCAGACGGAAATCCGCCGTCGCGATGCGCTCGGCGCGCGCATCGACG is a genomic window containing:
- the msrB gene encoding peptide-methionine (R)-S-oxide reductase MsrB, with protein sequence MNRRSMLLGLAAVPATFPLAARAASGTVTHTDAEWRRLLPPEAYQVLRHEGTEHAFSSPLDEERRAGLYSCLGCDLPLFSSKTKFDSGTGWPSFWAPLPNAVATKSDYVIVVERIEVHCRRCAGHLGHVFDDGPQPTGKRYCMNGVALRFTPGRTTA
- a CDS encoding acyl-CoA mutase large subunit family protein codes for the protein MSAREINASGIPLKPVYEETAPPIRRALPGTFPYTRGIRRDMYRGRHWTMRQYAGFATAAESNERYRYLLANGVTGLSVAFDLPTQLGHDSDAVAARGEVGKVGVAIDTIADVETLFDGIPLDAVTVSMTINAPASILLAFVLAVARRRGVPFEKLGGTIQNDVLKEYVARGTYIYPPEPSMRLVTDVMAYCAEHVPNWNTISISGYHIREAGSTALQEIAFTLANAKAYLRAAKRTGLSVDTVAPRISFFWNAHNDFFEEIAKFRAARTLWAQIVRDEFGSTDPKSQMLRFHTQTGGSTLTAQEPQNNVVRVALQALAAVLGGTQSLHTNGQDEALGLPTAESARVALRTQQIIAFESGVTDVVDPLAGSYYVESLTEELTARARELIAEVDAMGGAVAAVESGWMQDQIGESAYRAQQQIERGEQVVVAVNRFGDASDVVSMPIQRIDPSIERDQVARTRAFREARDAARASAALDAVRAAAEGTENLMPRFIEAVDAGATLGEICNVLRDVFGTHVARERIA